Proteins from one Escherichia coli genomic window:
- the ydeM gene encoding anaerobic sulfatase maturase, with amino-acid sequence MHVTAKPSSFQCNLKCDYCFYLEKESQFTHEKWMDDSTLKEFIKQYIAASGNQVYFTWQGGEPTLAGLDFFRKVIHYQQRYAGQKRIFNALQTNGILLNNEWCAFLKEHEFLVGISIDGPQELHDRYRRSNSGNGTFAKVIAAIERLKSYQVEFNTLTVINNVNVHYPLEVYHFLKSIGSKHMQFIELLETGTPNIDFSGHSENTFRIIDFSVPPTAYGKFMSTIFMQWVKNDVGEIFIRQFESFVSRFLGNGHTSCIFQESCKDNLVVESNGDIYECDHFVYPQYKIGNINKSELKTMNSVQLTAQKKRISAKCQQCAYKPICNGGCPKHRITKVNNETVSYFCEGYKILFSTMVPYMNAMVELAKNRVPLYHIMDVAKQMENN; translated from the coding sequence ATGCACGTTACAGCCAAGCCCTCCAGTTTTCAATGTAATCTCAAATGTGATTACTGTTTTTACCTTGAAAAAGAGTCGCAGTTTACTCATGAAAAATGGATGGATGACAGCACTCTGAAAGAGTTCATCAAACAATATATCGCAGCGTCTGGCAATCAGGTCTATTTTACCTGGCAAGGCGGTGAACCCACTCTGGCTGGCCTGGATTTTTTCCGTAAAGTTATTCACTATCAACAACGCTATGCAGGCCAAAAACGTATTTTTAATGCATTACAAACGAATGGCATTTTATTGAATAATGAATGGTGTGCCTTTCTCAAAGAACATGAGTTTCTGGTTGGTATCTCGATCGATGGACCCCAGGAGCTACATGACCGTTACAGACGCAGTAATTCAGGTAACGGTACTTTTGCAAAAGTGATAGCAGCCATCGAGCGTCTGAAATCATATCAAGTAGAGTTTAATACGTTAACCGTCATTAATAACGTTAATGTCCATTACCCTCTTGAGGTTTATCATTTTTTAAAATCTATCGGCAGTAAACATATGCAATTTATCGAATTGCTCGAAACCGGGACGCCGAATATTGATTTCAGTGGTCATAGTGAGAACACATTCCGTATCATTGATTTTTCTGTGCCTCCCACGGCTTATGGCAAGTTTATGTCAACCATTTTTATGCAATGGGTTAAAAACGATGTGGGTGAAATTTTCATCCGTCAGTTTGAAAGCTTTGTCAGCCGTTTTTTGGGGAATGGGCATACCAGTTGTATTTTCCAGGAGTCCTGCAAGGATAATCTGGTTGTTGAAAGTAATGGAGACATTTACGAATGCGACCATTTTGTCTATCCACAGTACAAAATTGGAAACATTAATAAATCTGAACTCAAAACGATGAATAGTGTTCAACTGACAGCGCAAAAAAAACGGATTTCAGCGAAATGTCAGCAATGTGCATATAAACCTATCTGCAATGGTGGTTGCCCTAAACATCGTATTACTAAAGTAAACAATGAAACTGTTTCCTATTTTTGCGAAGGTTATAAAATCCTTTTTTCAACCATGGTGCCTTATATGAACGCCATGGTGGAGTTAGCTAAGAACAGAGTTCCGCTTTACCACATTATGGATGTTGCAAAACAAATGGAGAATAATTAA
- the yddA gene encoding ABC transporter ATP-binding protein/permease, translating into MITIPITFCMLIAKYLCLLKPFWLRKNNKTSVLLIIIILAMILGVVKIQVWLNDWNNDFFNALSQKETDKLWQLILWFPALLGIFVLISVNKTWLIKLLTIRWREWLTDYYLNRWFADKNYYFTQIYGEHKNTDNPDQRIAEDILLLISKTLSLSFGFIQSLSMLITFTVILWQSAGTLSFTVGGTEWSIQGYMVYTVVLIVIGGTLFTHKVGKRIRPLNVEKQRSEATFRTNLVQHNKQAELIALSNAESLQRQELSENFHTIKENWHRLMNRQRWLDYWQNIYSRSLSVLPYFLLLPQFISGQINLGGLMKSRQAFMLVSNNLSWFIYKYDELAELAAVIDRLYEFHQLTEQRPTNKPKNCQHAVQVADASIRTPDNKIILENLNFHVSPGKWLLLKGYSGAGKTTLLKTLSHCWPWFKGDISSPADSWYVSQTPLLKTGLLKEIICKALPLSVDDKSLSEVLHQVGLGKLAARIHDHDRWGDILSSGEKQRIALARLILRRPKWIFLDETTSHLEEQEAIRLLRLVREKLPSSGVIMVTHQPGVWSLADDICDISAVL; encoded by the coding sequence ATGATAACCATTCCCATTACGTTTTGTATGTTGATAGCAAAGTATCTCTGTCTGCTGAAGCCCTTTTGGCTGCGTAAGAATAATAAAACTTCAGTGTTGTTAATCATTATTATCCTCGCCATGATCCTTGGCGTGGTTAAAATTCAGGTCTGGTTAAACGACTGGAATAATGATTTTTTCAATGCGCTAAGCCAGAAAGAAACTGATAAGCTTTGGCAGCTTATCCTTTGGTTCCCTGCCCTGCTGGGGATCTTTGTATTAATATCCGTAAACAAAACGTGGCTAATTAAACTACTGACTATTCGCTGGCGCGAATGGTTAACGGATTACTACCTTAATCGCTGGTTTGCAGATAAAAACTACTACTTCACGCAGATCTACGGCGAGCATAAAAATACAGATAACCCTGACCAACGTATCGCTGAAGACATTCTCTTACTGATCAGCAAAACGCTCAGCCTTTCATTTGGCTTCATCCAGTCACTTAGCATGCTGATCACCTTTACCGTTATTCTTTGGCAAAGCGCGGGTACGCTCTCATTCACTGTTGGTGGAACTGAATGGAGTATCCAGGGGTATATGGTCTATACCGTCGTGCTCATTGTGATCGGTGGAACTTTATTTACCCATAAGGTTGGTAAACGTATTCGTCCGCTTAATGTGGAAAAACAACGTAGCGAAGCGACATTTCGAACTAATCTTGTGCAGCATAATAAGCAGGCAGAACTGATTGCGCTAAGCAATGCTGAGTCTCTACAACGCCAGGAGTTGAGCGAAAATTTTCATACCATTAAAGAGAACTGGCATCGTTTAATGAATCGTCAGCGGTGGCTTGATTACTGGCAGAATATTTATTCGCGCTCGCTTAGCGTTCTTCCCTACTTTCTGTTATTGCCGCAGTTTATTAGCGGACAGATCAATCTGGGCGGACTGATGAAATCACGCCAGGCATTTATGCTGGTATCGAACAATTTAAGCTGGTTTATTTATAAATATGATGAACTTGCTGAACTGGCTGCGGTTATCGATCGCTTGTATGAGTTCCATCAACTCACCGAACAGCGCCCTACGAATAAGCCTAAAAATTGCCAACATGCGGTACAAGTGGCTGACGCGAGTATTCGTACTCCTGATAATAAGATCATATTAGAGAACCTGAACTTTCATGTTTCGCCAGGCAAATGGCTATTGCTGAAAGGTTACTCTGGTGCGGGAAAAACCACACTGCTTAAAACATTATCCCACTGCTGGCCGTGGTTTAAAGGTGATATTTCTTCTCCTGCTGACAGTTGGTATGTGTCACAAACACCGTTACTCAAAACCGGCTTACTGAAAGAGATTATTTGTAAAGCACTTCCCCTGTCCGTAGACGATAAATCGTTGAGCGAAGTACTGCATCAGGTTGGTCTGGGGAAATTGGCTGCGCGTATTCATGATCACGATCGCTGGGGAGATATTCTTTCCAGCGGCGAAAAACAACGTATCGCGCTGGCACGATTAATTTTACGACGTCCGAAATGGATATTTCTTGACGAAACTACCTCTCATCTTGAGGAACAAGAGGCTATCCGCTTACTGCGTTTAGTGCGTGAAAAACTACCCTCAAGCGGCGTCATTATGGTCACACATCAACCTGGTGTCTGGAGCCTGGCTGATGATATTTGCGACATTAGCGCGGTTTTATAA
- the yddB gene encoding TonB-dependent receptor plug domain-containing protein produces the protein MKRVLIPGVILCGADVAQAVDDKNMYMSVFEEMTVYAPVPVPVNGNTHYTSESIERLSTGNGNISDLLRTNPAVRMDSTQSTSLNQGDIRPEKISIHGASPYQNAYLIDGISATNNLNPANESDASSATNISGMSQGYYLDVSLLDNVTLYDSFVPVEFGRFNGGVIDAKIKRFNADDSSVKLGYRTTQSDWLTSHLDENNKSAFNQGSSGSTYYSPDFKKNFYTLAFNQELADNFGVTAGLSRRQSDITRADYVSNDGIVAGRAQYKNVIDTALSKFTWFASDRFTHDLTLKYTGSSRDYNTSTFPESDREMGNKSYGLAWDMDTQLAWAKLRTTVGWDHISDYTRHDHDIWYTELSCTYGDISGRCTRGGLGHISQAVDNYTFKTRLDWQKFAVGNVSHQPYFGAEYIYSDAWTERHNQSESYVINAAGKKTNHTIYHKGKGSLGIDNYTLYMADRINWRNVSLMPGVRYDYDNYLSNHNISPRFMTEWDIFADQTSMITAGYNRYYGGNILDMGLRDIRNSWTESVSGNKTLTRYQDLKTPYNDELAMGLQQKIGKNVIARANYVYREAHDQISKSSRTDSATKTTITEYNNDGKTKTHSFNLSFELAEPLHISQVDINPQIVFSYIKSKGNLSLNNGYEESNTGDNRVVYNGNLVSYDSVPVADFNNPLKISFNMDFTHQPSGLVWANTLTWQEARKARIILGKTNAQYISEYSDYKQYVDEKLDSSLTWDTRLSWTPQFLKQQNLTISADILNVLDSKTAVDTTNTGVATYASGRTFWLDVSMKF, from the coding sequence ATGAAGCGAGTTCTTATTCCTGGCGTCATTTTATGTGGCGCTGATGTGGCGCAGGCCGTCGATGACAAAAATATGTACATGTCTGTTTTTGAAGAGATGACGGTCTATGCGCCTGTCCCTGTACCCGTAAACGGCAACACGCATTACACCAGTGAAAGCATCGAGCGTTTATCGACCGGGAATGGCAATATCAGCGATCTGCTGAGAACCAACCCTGCGGTACGCATGGATTCAACGCAAAGTACCTCATTGAACCAGGGAGATATTCGCCCGGAGAAAATCTCTATTCACGGTGCATCGCCCTATCAGAATGCCTATCTGATTGACGGTATAAGTGCAACTAACAACTTGAACCCGGCGAATGAGTCCGATGCCAGTAGTGCAACCAATATTAGCGGGATGTCACAGGGTTATTATCTGGATGTCAGCTTACTGGACAATGTGACACTTTATGACAGTTTTGTGCCGGTTGAATTTGGCCGCTTCAATGGCGGGGTAATTGACGCAAAGATCAAACGTTTCAATGCTGATGATAGTAGCGTGAAACTGGGTTATCGTACTACGCAGTCGGACTGGTTAACATCGCATCTCGATGAGAATAACAAAAGCGCATTTAATCAAGGTTCTTCAGGAAGTACTTATTACTCTCCAGATTTTAAAAAGAACTTTTATACTTTGGCGTTTAATCAGGAACTCGCCGATAACTTTGGCGTTACCGCCGGTTTATCCCGTCGCCAGTCTGATATTACCCGCGCGGATTATGTTTCGAATGACGGTATTGTCGCTGGTCGGGCACAGTATAAAAACGTTATCGATACTGCATTGAGCAAATTTACGTGGTTTGCCAGCGATCGTTTTACCCACGACTTAACCTTAAAATATACCGGCTCCAGTCGTGATTATAATACCAGCACCTTCCCGGAGTCTGATCGCGAAATGGGTAATAAATCCTATGGTCTGGCATGGGATATGGATACCCAGCTCGCATGGGCCAAACTGCGTACCACCGTTGGTTGGGATCATATTAGTGATTATACCCGTCACGATCATGACATCTGGTACACCGAACTTTCATGTACATATGGTGATATTTCAGGGCGTTGCACCCGTGGCGGATTAGGACACATTTCCCAGGCTGTAGATAATTACACCTTCAAAACACGCCTTGACTGGCAAAAATTCGCCGTGGGTAATGTTTCGCATCAACCCTACTTCGGCGCGGAATACATCTATTCCGATGCATGGACTGAACGCCATAACCAGTCTGAATCCTATGTGATTAATGCTGCCGGAAAGAAAACTAACCATACCATTTACCATAAAGGTAAAGGCAGCCTGGGAATAGACAATTACACGCTGTATATGGCGGATCGCATTAACTGGCGTAATGTGTCGTTAATGCCCGGCGTGCGGTATGACTATGATAACTATCTGTCAAACCACAATATCTCCCCGCGCTTTATGACGGAATGGGATATTTTTGCTGATCAAACCTCAATGATTACCGCAGGTTATAACCGTTACTATGGCGGGAATATTCTTGATATGGGATTACGTGATATCCGCAATAGCTGGACGGAATCGGTATCAGGCAATAAAACCCTGACGCGTTATCAGGATTTGAAAACGCCTTATAACGATGAACTGGCAATGGGATTGCAGCAAAAAATCGGTAAGAACGTTATTGCGCGCGCAAACTATGTTTACCGTGAAGCGCATGATCAAATCAGCAAAAGCAGTCGTACCGACAGCGCGACTAAAACCACCATTACTGAATATAACAACGACGGTAAAACCAAAACGCATTCGTTCAACCTCAGTTTTGAACTGGCCGAACCCCTGCATATCAGCCAGGTAGATATTAACCCACAAATTGTCTTTAGCTATATCAAGAGCAAGGGCAACTTGTCGTTAAACAATGGTTATGAGGAGAGCAATACCGGTGATAACCGGGTGGTTTATAACGGTAATCTGGTCTCTTACGATAGCGTTCCAGTGGCGGATTTTAATAATCCACTAAAGATCTCCTTTAACATGGATTTCACGCATCAACCGAGCGGGTTGGTGTGGGCGAATACGCTGACCTGGCAAGAAGCGCGTAAAGCTCGCATTATCCTGGGTAAGACGAATGCGCAATACATCAGCGAATATTCAGATTACAAGCAGTATGTTGACGAAAAACTGGATAGCAGCCTGACCTGGGACACCCGCTTGTCCTGGACGCCACAATTTCTTAAACAACAAAACCTGACGATTAGTGCCGATATTCTCAATGTACTGGATAGCAAAACCGCTGTTGATACAACGAATACCGGTGTGGCGACTTACGCCAGTGGCCGTACTTTCTGGCTCGATGTCAGCATGAAATTTTAA